In the genome of Candoia aspera isolate rCanAsp1 chromosome 1, rCanAsp1.hap2, whole genome shotgun sequence, one region contains:
- the HEBP2 gene encoding heme-binding protein 2, whose protein sequence is MLKTIKQALFSTGLEMPKWTALPNQASDYEIRQYEPAKWVCTSLKTIDWDVAINTGFMKLFNYIKGKNEKGAKIAMTAPVTCYVQPGAGPFSESITTVAFYLPSQYQANPPKPSEADVFIETKPGITVFVRSFGGFAKAKRNQEEIQALAESLKRDGRAFQERVYYSAGYDSPFKLLNRHNEIWLIKKS, encoded by the exons ATGTTGAAGACTATAAAACAAGCCCTTTTCTCCACCGGCTTGGAGATGCCTAAGTGGACTGCATTACCAAATCAG gcatcTGATTATGAAATTCGACAGTATGAACCTGCCAAATGGGTATGCACATCTCTTAAAACCATAGACTGGGATGTAGCCATCAATACTGGCTTCATGAAGCTCTTTAACTATATTAAGGGCAAGAATGAAAAAG GAGCAAAGATAGCTATGACGGCTCCAGTGACATGCTATGTCCAGCCAGGGGCTGGACCATTCTCTGAGTCCATCACAACAGTTGCCTTTTATTTGCCATCTCAGTACCAGGCAAACCCTCCCAAGCCTTCAGAAGCAGATGTCTTCATCGAAACCAAGCCAGGGATTACGGTGTTTGTCAG ATCATTTGGAGGATTTGCTAAAGCTAAAAGAAATCAAGAAGAAATACAAGCACTTGCTGAAAGTTTGAAGCGGGATGGAAGAGCATTTCAAGAAAGAGTCTATTATAGTGCTGGTTATGATAGTCCATTTAAACTGCTGAACAGACATAATGAAATTTGGCTTATcaaaaaaagctaa